In Ovis canadensis isolate MfBH-ARS-UI-01 breed Bighorn chromosome 11, ARS-UI_OviCan_v2, whole genome shotgun sequence, one genomic interval encodes:
- the FZD2 gene encoding frizzled-2, with protein sequence MRPRSALPRLLLPLLLLPAAGPAQFHGEKGISIPDHGFCQPISIPLCTDIAYNQTIMPNLLGHTNQEDAGLEVHQFYPLVKVQCSPELRFFLCSMYAPVCTVLEQAIPPCRSICERARQGCEALMNKFGFQWPERLRCEHFPRHGAEQICVGQNHSEDGAPALLTTAPPPGLQPGAGGTPGGPGGGGLPPRYATLEHPFHCPRVLKVPSYLSYKFLGERDCAAPCEPARPDGSMFFSQEETRFARLWILTWSVLCCASTFFTVTTYLVDMQRFRYPERPIIFLSGCYTMVSVAYIAGFVLQERVVCNERFSEDGYRTVVQGTKKEGCTILFMMLYFFSMASSIWWVILSLTWFLAAGMKWGHEAIEANSQYFHLAAWAVPAVKTITILAMGQIDGDLLSGVCFVGLNSLDPLRGFVLAPLFVYLFIGTSFLLAGFVSLFRIRTIMKHDGTKTEKLERLMVRIGVFSVLYTVPATIVIACYFYEQAFREHWERSWVSQHCKSLAIPCPAHYTPRMSPDFTVYMIKYLMTLIVGITSGFWIWSGKTLHSWRKFYTRLTNSRHGETTV encoded by the coding sequence ATGCGGCCCCGCAGCGCCCTGCCCCGCctgttgctgccgctgctgctactgCCCGCCGCCGGGCCGGCCCAATTCCACGGAGAGAAGGGCATATCCATCCCGGACCACGGCTTCTGCCAGCCCATCTCCATCCCGCTGTGCACGGACATCGCCTACAACCAGACCATCATGCCCAACCTTCTGGGCCACACGAACCAAGAGGACGCCGGACTGGAGGTGCACCAGTTCTACCCGTTGGTAAAGGTGCAGTGCTCGCCCGAACTGCGCTTCTTCCTGTGCTCGATGTACGCGCCCGTGTGCACCGTGCTGGAGCAGGCCATCCCGCCGTGCCGCTCCATTTGCGAGCGCGCGCGCCAGGGCTGCGAGGCGCTCATGAACAAGTTCGGTTTCCAGTGGCCGGAGCGCCTGCGCTGCGAGCACTTCCCTCGCCACGGCGCGGAGCAGATCTGCGTGGGCCAGAACCACTCGGAGGACGGCGCCCCAGCGCTTCTCACCACCGCGCCGCCGCCGGGCCTGCAGCCGGGTGCGGGGGGCACCCCGGGCGGCCCGGGTGGCGGCGGCTTGCCCCCGCGGTATGCCACGCTGGAGCACCCGTTCCACTGTCCGCGCGTCCTCAAGGTGCCGTCCTATCTCAGCTACAAGTTCCTGGGCGAGCGCGACTGCGCGGCTCCCTGCGAGCCGGCGCGGCCGGATGGCTCCATGTTCTTCTCACAGGAGGAGACGCGCTTTGCGCGCCTCTGGATCCTCACCTGGTCCGTGCTGTGCTGCGCCTCCACCTTCTTCACCGTCACCACGTACCTGGTGGACATGCAGCGCTTCCGCTACCCCGAGCGGCCCATCATCTTTCTGTCCGGGTGCTACACCATGGTGTCGGTGGCCTACATTGCGGGCTTCGTGCTCCAGGAGCGCGTGGTGTGTAACGAGCGCTTCTCCGAGGACGGCTACCGCACGGTGGTGCAGGGCACCAAGAAGGAGGGCTGCACCATTCTCTTCATGATGCTCTACTTCTTCAGCATGGCCAGCTCCATCTGGTGGGTCATCTTGTCGCTCACCTGGTTCCTGGCGGCCGGCATGAAGTGGGGCCACGAGGCCATCGAGGCCAACTCGCAGTACTTTCACCTGGCCGCGTGGGCCGTGCCCGCCGTCAAGACCATCACTATCCTGGCTATGGGCCAGATTGACGGCGACCTGCTGAGCGGCGTGTGCTTCGTGGGCCTCAATAGCCTGGACCCGTTGCGGGGCTTCGTGCTGGCGCCGCTCTTCGTGTACCTGTTCATAGGCACGTCCTTCCTCCTGGCCGGCTTCGTGTCCCTCTTCCGCATCCGTACCATCATGAAGCACGACGGTACCAAGACGGAGAAGCTGGAACGGCTGATGGTGCGCATCGGCGTCTTCTCGGTGCTCTACACGGTGCCCGCCACCATCGTCATCGCCTGCTACTTCTACGAGCAGGCCTTCCGAGAGCACTGGGAGCGTTCGTGGGTGAGCCAGCACTGCAAGAGCCTGGCCATCCCGTGCCCGGCGCACTACACGCCACGCATGTCTCCCGACTTCACCGTCTACATGATCAAATACCTCATGACGCTCATCGTGGGCATCACGTCGGGCTTCTGGATCTGGTCCGGCAAGACGCTGCACTCGTGGAGGAAGTTCTATACCCGTCTCACCAACAGCCGGCACGGCGAGACCACCGTGTGA